The DNA sequence AGTTAATAAAGATTTCCCAGAAGACAAAGTTATCGCAATGCGTAGGTTATTTGACGAGTTTGATTTGGCTAAAAAGTGACCAATATTTTTTATGAAGTTTATTGCATATACAGTGAAGGGGTTAGAAGAAATTGCAAAAGACGAGTTGTTTCAACTTACGCCAAATGCTGAGGTTCTGGAAGTAGGTCCCAAAAGGATTATTTTTGAAATTGATGAGGCAATGCCTTTATTAAAGCTAACTACAGTGGACGATATTGGTTTGCTAGTAAGCCAATATAAAGGGATAAACATTGATGAAATCACTTCTAATATATTAGAACTTAACTTTGGTGAAGCTAAAGACAAACTTCGTGACATACGCAAAATAGAAGATACTTTTTCAGTTACGGTTAGTAAAGCAAGAACCCAGATTGATACAAATGATCTTCAAGTAAAAATTGCTAATGCTTTAATTGATAAATACAAATGGGAATATACCCAACTAGACCATACTACTTTTGATGTGCGGGTTTTTATTGATAAAAAAGATATTTATGTGTCAGTTAGGCTAACCGAGAAGCCGTTATTTCACAGGACTTATAAAGTTGCTTCGGTCATAGGCGCATTAAAGCCAACAATAGCTTCTGCGATGGTTAGATTAGCCATACAAGGCACTAAAGGTCTTGTGGTGGATAGTTTCTGTGGTAGTGGCACTATTTTAGCCGAGGCGTTAGGCGCGGGTAATGAGGTCTATGGAGGTGATATAAGTGGCGAGGCCATAGAAGTTTGTAAAACTA is a window from the Candidatus Woesebacteria bacterium genome containing:
- a CDS encoding methyltransferase domain-containing protein, which codes for MKFIAYTVKGLEEIAKDELFQLTPNAEVLEVGPKRIIFEIDEAMPLLKLTTVDDIGLLVSQYKGINIDEITSNILELNFGEAKDKLRDIRKIEDTFSVTVSKARTQIDTNDLQVKIANALIDKYKWEYTQLDHTTFDVRVFIDKKDIYVSVRLTEKPLFHRTYKVASVIGALKPTIASAMVRLAIQGTKGLVVDSFCGSGTILAEALGAGNEVYGGDISGEAIEVCKTTLRNMGYEPSDKIKEQDATKTNWPDNYFDFAISNLPWDKQIKIDSVTNLYIGTLSEYARMVKPLGSICLLVSNPDLLVKLAKKYFPNRKIGKLTIGVLGQKPTIVTIS